The proteins below come from a single Chloroflexota bacterium genomic window:
- the dnaG gene encoding DNA primase: MPDSTIDEIKRRLDVVDVIGQTVQLKRAGKGFKGLCPFHGEKTPSFWVTPERGTWHCFGCGEGGDIFSFIQKRDNLSFVEALRFLGERAGVVVEERTRPDPSEKQERERHFAILDAMALYYRGALTGEAGAAARAYIESRGLTDQTIDRFGLGYADAPGRGLERHLTRNGYSIDECVAAGALGRSEDGARVFDRFRDRVIFPIRDVDGHVIGFGGRAMRSDQQPKYLNSPQTDIFDKGSQLYALDAARDTIRKQGAAIVVEGYMDALMAHQAGFSNVVATLGTAITERHVQALRRQSAREIILCLDNDAAGLRAALRGSGVAHDSTRDEAPRIDFSLLNGSERSRGRDGTPAIFVERRTILKAFSLTGGKDPDEVIKTDPEAWVRESTAAKPIVDFVFQNLPRVYDLSTTEGRREAARAAVGLIYDVSDPIDRDQYLMKLAGIIGTGVDLLREFARRTMHVVSRNEAAPQRPASPLGQPTAPTGPAAPTAPPTPPDLPTSLVDPGERLQDFVLALLLRIGMVEIWPEPNDFETGVHRAILQQLQDGPAWPDPETALARLEEAFGEAAAPTLDRVRSRDELNAGISLDDLRREYDVRRLELRKGRLFRQHDALKAALLEEESGQSVAERQASIEWLNQVARSIYETFAEQRQLGVVGTASWSIRRGQEVLGG; the protein is encoded by the coding sequence GTGCCAGACTCGACGATTGACGAGATCAAGCGCCGCCTCGACGTGGTCGACGTCATCGGGCAGACCGTCCAGCTCAAGCGGGCTGGCAAGGGCTTCAAGGGCCTCTGCCCCTTCCACGGCGAGAAGACGCCGTCCTTCTGGGTCACGCCTGAGCGCGGCACCTGGCACTGCTTCGGCTGCGGCGAGGGCGGCGACATCTTCTCCTTCATCCAGAAGCGCGACAACCTCAGCTTCGTCGAGGCGCTGCGTTTTTTAGGCGAGCGAGCCGGCGTCGTAGTCGAGGAGCGGACCCGCCCTGACCCATCGGAGAAGCAGGAGCGCGAACGCCACTTCGCCATCCTCGACGCGATGGCCCTCTACTACCGGGGGGCGCTCACGGGCGAGGCCGGCGCGGCTGCTCGCGCGTACATCGAGAGTCGCGGCCTGACCGACCAGACCATCGACCGCTTCGGGCTGGGGTACGCCGACGCGCCAGGGCGCGGTCTCGAACGGCACCTGACCCGCAACGGCTACAGCATCGACGAGTGCGTGGCGGCCGGCGCGCTTGGCCGCTCCGAGGACGGCGCGCGCGTCTTCGACCGCTTCCGCGACCGCGTCATCTTCCCGATCCGCGACGTCGATGGCCACGTCATCGGTTTCGGCGGGCGCGCGATGCGCTCCGACCAGCAGCCGAAGTACCTCAACTCGCCCCAGACCGATATCTTCGACAAGGGCAGCCAGTTGTACGCCCTCGATGCCGCCCGCGACACGATCCGCAAGCAGGGCGCGGCCATCGTGGTCGAGGGGTACATGGACGCCCTGATGGCGCACCAGGCCGGCTTCTCGAACGTCGTGGCGACGCTGGGGACGGCCATCACCGAGCGCCACGTCCAGGCCCTGCGCCGCCAGAGCGCCCGCGAGATCATCCTCTGCCTCGACAACGACGCGGCTGGCCTGCGCGCCGCCCTGCGCGGCTCGGGCGTGGCCCACGACAGCACCCGCGACGAGGCCCCTCGCATCGACTTCAGCCTGCTGAACGGCTCGGAACGCTCGCGGGGCCGGGACGGCACGCCGGCCATCTTCGTCGAGCGCCGTACCATCCTCAAAGCGTTCTCGCTGACCGGCGGGAAAGACCCGGACGAGGTCATCAAGACCGATCCCGAAGCCTGGGTCCGCGAGTCCACCGCCGCGAAGCCGATTGTCGACTTCGTGTTCCAGAACCTGCCGCGCGTGTACGACCTCAGCACCACCGAGGGCCGCCGCGAGGCAGCGCGGGCGGCCGTCGGGCTGATCTACGACGTGTCCGACCCCATCGACCGCGACCAGTACCTGATGAAACTGGCGGGCATCATCGGCACCGGCGTCGATCTGCTGCGCGAGTTTGCGCGGCGCACCATGCACGTCGTGTCGCGGAACGAGGCGGCCCCGCAACGGCCAGCCAGCCCGCTGGGGCAGCCGACCGCTCCGACTGGGCCGGCGGCCCCCACCGCGCCGCCGACGCCTCCCGATCTGCCGACCTCGCTGGTCGATCCGGGCGAGCGGCTTCAAGACTTCGTGCTGGCGCTGCTGCTCAGGATCGGCATGGTCGAGATCTGGCCGGAGCCGAATGACTTCGAAACCGGCGTCCATCGGGCGATTCTCCAGCAGCTGCAAGACGGCCCGGCCTGGCCTGATCCTGAGACGGCACTGGCCCGACTCGAAGAGGCATTTGGGGAGGCGGCGGCTCCAACGCTCGATCGCGTGCGTTCTCGCGACGAACTCAACGCCGGAATCTCACTCGACGATCTGCGGCGGGAGTACGACGTACGCCGTCTGGAGTTGCGAAAGGGGCGTCTGTTCAGGCAACATGACGCACTCAAAGCGGCCCTGCTGGAGGAGGAATCGGGGCAGAGTGTTGCGGAACGGCA